The DNA sequence ATGGGAGCTCTTTGGGTTTTTCTTTCGCGTTGGTGATTTCTTCCGAGACGCTCATTTTGCCTTCGGGCAGGGCCATCAAAATCATCGTCATTCCCGATTCGGTTTTAATCCGATGATAGGTTCGATACGAAGCATCACCAAAAAGTTTTTGAATGTCCGTCACTTTTTGATTGAGAAGATGGGAGAGACGGTCTTGCATAGAAACCCAAACAAAATTTAAAATTTAAAAATCAAAATGAAAAATGACAATTTCAAATTCAAAATTTTTAAATTTTGGTTTGTCATTTTGATTTTTGCATTTTGAATTTTGATTTTTTTCCTCCTATGGGGTTACTGTAAACTGTACATCGGCGTTGCTCGTCAACTCAAAAACGGTGACAAAGATACCACCGGCGCCGGCCGTGGCTCCGGATGGTACGGTGAATGTGATGGATTCAACAGCACCATTTGTGGGTGGATTCAAAAGTGCCCAACTAACCGCCTGAGTGGCGGCATTACCCACGCTGACAATATTGGCGGGGGCATTGATAGAAAATCCGATTCCGGAAATAGTAATGGCGTCTCCCGCTTTACCGCTGGTGGGTGCGACTGAAATGACAATGGGAGAAACGCCGGAAACAACGGAAGA is a window from the Deltaproteobacteria bacterium genome containing:
- a CDS encoding IPT/TIG domain-containing protein, with translation MNEHPALPVRMKGVRGEGGTKWRVVHPDIMKRVLLGIFLIVPFLSGCGGADSPAGLSTDSSVVSGVSPIVISVAPTSGKAGDAITISGIGFSINAPANIVSVGNAATQAVSWALLNPPTNGAVESITFTVPSGATAGAGGIFVTVFELTSNADVQFTVTP